A window of Castanea sativa cultivar Marrone di Chiusa Pesio chromosome 1, ASM4071231v1 contains these coding sequences:
- the LOC142630804 gene encoding receptor-like protein kinase FERONIA, whose translation MRNPKAKIVSARTLTDQTTLHLVFLFFFLSQLASGLKSPYSPTINITLNCGFSGRTSSRDNRMWLGDINSNFGPFEHQSNPSVNSTADKQPIEVDLIPYYTARLSYSEFTYIFSVTPGQLFIRLYFLPFSYKNFDRYKAFFSVKAGSYTLLSNFSAALTADALGLEGFSREFCVNIAEHARFLNITFTPSPGNPDAYAFVNGIELVSMPPNLYYTPENSTADEILRRRVQFIGKATPYRVEKSHALETVNRINVGGRFISSTDDTGMYRSWSGDDVAYLTSSETGVEPFNMTVHLDFDAIPKYTAPEDVYTTARTMGTNETINKSYNLTWEFSVDAGFNYLVRLHFCEFQLEITKEKDRVFYIFIADRIAENQADVISWSGGNGIPIYRDYAVLMLSKENEKKLNLSVALQANPDRWNTRYADAILNGLEIFKISDSIDNLAGPNTDRPVPTPTIVAIPLPIQPRKLKINHTKIIGIVVGLFSGIVVLFLLGFFIFQRGRRVEDAKSSRTNLPSDLCRCFSLSEIKAATNNFDKLFIIGVGGFGDVYKGYIDGGETCVAIKRLNPGSRQGAHEFKTEIEMLSQLRHLHLVALIGYCNHGNEMILVYDYMVHGTLRDHLYNTDNPPLSWEQRLQICIGAARGLQYLHTGAKNMIIHRDVKSTNILLDEKWVAKVSDFGLSKMGPTSVSMTHVSTVVKGSIGYLDPEYYRRQQLTEKSDVYSFGVVLCEVLCARLPLIRNVDKEQVSLAEWARQCYHNGKLDEIVDPFLKGKIVPECLKKFSEIAVNCLLDDGIKRPSMNDVVWGLEFALQLQESKNDSEEQIFEIEDHEKVFTSSSGSGPNGRSTGGVTIESSGEQRSANETSDSSNLIRQTVFSELMIQKGR comes from the coding sequence aTGAGGAACCCTAAAGCCAAAATTGTTTCTGCCAGAACACTAACAGACCAAACCACTCTTCACCTcgttttcttgttcttcttcctcAGCCAACTTGCCAGTGGCTTGAAGTCTCCTTATTCTCCGACCATTAATATAACACTCAACTGTGGCTTCAGCGGCAGAACTTCTTCAAGAGATAACCGGATGTGGTTGGGAGACATCAATTCCAATTTTGGGCCTTTTGAACATCAAAGCAACCCATCAGTAAACTCCACAGCAGATAAACAACCAATAGAAGTTGACCTAATTCCTTACTACACTGCACGCCTCTCATACTCCGAATTTACGTACATATTCTCTGTCACCCCAGGCCAACTCTTCATTCGCCTCTACTTTTTACCATTTTCATATAAAAACTTCGATCGCTATAAGGCCTTTTTCTCCGTCAAAGCCGGCTCTTATACCCTTTTAAGCAACTTCAGCGCTGCCCTCACTGCTGATGCTCTTGGCTTAGAAGGCTTCTCAAGAGAATTCTGCGTAAATATTGCTGAACATGCTCGGTTCTTAAACATAACCTTCACTCCAAGCCCCGGAAATCCTGACGCATATGCTTTTGTGAACGGGATTGAACTCGTTTCAATGCCCCCTAATCTTTATTACACTCCAGAAAACAGCACAGCTGATGAAATATTACGCAGAAGAGTTCAGTTTATCGGCAAGGCAACCCCGTATCGTGTTGAAAAGAGCCATGCTCTTGAGACGGTAAATAGAATAAACGTTGGTGGGAGATTCATTTCATCCACAGATGATACTGGCATGTACCGGAGCTGGTCTGGTGACGATGTTGCTTACTTGACAAGTTCTGAAACAGGCGTTGAGCCTTTTAACATGACTGTTCATCTCGACTTTGATGCAATTCCTAAGTACACTGCACCAGAAGATGTCTATACCACTGCCCGAACAATGGGAACCAACGAAACCATAAACAAGAGCTACAATCTCACCTGGGAATTCTCTGTAGACGCTGGTTTTAATTACCTGGTAAGACTACACTTTTGCGAGTTTCAACTGGagatcacaaaagaaaaagacagaGTGTTTTACATCTTTATAGCTGATCGAATTGCTGAGAATCAAGCAGACGTTATCAGCTGGAGTGGTGGAAATGGAATCCCAATATATAGAGACTACGCTGTATTGATGCTTAGTAAAGAAAACGAGAAGAAACTAAACCTCTCTGTCGCTCTGCAAGCAAACCCAGATCGTTGGAACACAAGATATGCAGATGCAATCTTGAACGGGCTCGAAATCTTCAAAATTAGTGACTCCATTGACAATCTTGCTGGGCCAAACACCGACAGGCCAGTTCCAACACCAACGATTGTAGCAATTCCCTTGCCAATCCAACCAAGGAAGTTAAAGATTAACCACACCAAAATAATTGGCATAGTTGTTGGTTTATTCTCTGGCATAGTTGTTCTCTTTCTTCTTGGTTTCTTCATTTTCCAACGAGGTAGGAGGGTTGAGGACGCCAAGAGCAGCCGCACAAATTTGCCTTCCGATTTGTGTCGATGCTTTTCACTGTCTGAAATCAAAGCAGCAACAAACAACTTCGACAAGCTCTTCATCATAGGTGTTGGCGGGTTTGGTGATGTGTACAAAGGATACATTGATGGTGGGGAGACCTGCGTTGCCATCAAAAGGTTGAACCCGGGTTCTCGACAAGGGGCTCATGAGTTCAAGACCGAGATTGAGATGCTCTCCCAGCTCCGCCACCTCCATCTTGTCGCTCTGATCGGCTATTGCAACCATGGCAATGAGATGATCCTTGTGTATGATTACATGGTCCATGGGACCCTCCGTGATCATCTCTATAACACTGATAATCCACCTCTTTCATGGGAACAACGGCTCCAAATCTGTATCGGTGCTGCACGAGGTTTGCAATACCTTCACACGGGCGCAAAAAACATGATAATTCACCGTGATGTGAAAAGCACAAATATATTGTTGGACGAGAAATGGGTGGCAAAGGTGTCCGATTTTGGGTTGTCGAAAATGGGTCCTACAAGTGTGTCCATGACCCATGTAAGCACAGTGGTGAAAGGGAGTATTGGGTACTTAGACCCAGAGTATTATCGACGTCAACAGCTGACTGAAAAATCTGATGTGTACTCATTTGGTGTGGTGTTGTGTGAAGTGTTGTGTGCAAGACTGCCATTGATACGTAATGTTGACAAGGAGCAAGTGAGCCTAGCTGAGTGGGCTCGGCAATGCTATCATAATGGAAAGCTTGATGAGATTGTTGATCCATTTCTAAAAGGTAAGATTGTGCCGGAgtgtttgaaaaaatttagtGAAATTGCGGTGAATTGTTTGCTTGATGATGGAATCAAACGGCCATCAATGAACGATGTGGTATGGGGCCTTGAATTTGCATTACAACTACAGGAGAGCAAAAACGATAGTGAAGAACAAATATTTGAGATTGAAGACCATGAGAAAGTGTTTACTAGTAGCAGTGGAAGTGGGCCAAATGGAAGAAGTACTGGTGGGGTGACCATTGAAAGCAGCGGAGAGCAACGTTCTGCTAATGAGACTTCAGATAGCAGCAATTTGATACGTCAAACTGTTTTCTCGGAGCTTATGATTCAGaaaggaagatga